The following nucleotide sequence is from Candidatus Hydrogenedentota bacterium.
TCAACGGCTCCTCCGGTGTGTGGGGAAAATGATAGAGCAGGTGGTGGGCAAATTCCCGCCAGTAGAGCTGGCGAATGTAGGACTCGTTCGCATTTACCGACTCGTCGCGGTGGACGGGGTACTGGCGCACCGCATGGGCTATCTGGCGCGGCGAGATCTCGCCGAAGTGGAGATAAGGCGACAGGGTGGAGGTACCCGAGATTCCGGGCAGATCACGGTTCACGGGATAGCCCGTCACTGGCTCGTCCACCCAGGCCGCAAGACGCGCCTGGGCCCCCGCCTCGCCGATCTGCCAATGGCGCAGCATCTTGCCCACCCAGGGGTGCTCGGGGGTTAGCGTCAACGATTCAAGCGTTTCGGTTGCGGGCCACTTTACGGGCGCGGGGATACGCTCGGGCGCGGGATAGGGCACTGCGAGGGGTTCGCGCTTCAAGCAGGCATTGTAGTAGGGCGTGAATACCTTGTAGGGCTCGCCCATTTGCGTCGCCACATCGTTCGGGGCGTTCAACAGGCTCCCGTTGAATACCTTGATTGATCTCCCCGACTCGCGGAGGGCGTCGCGCACGTCGGCTTCCTGCCGAAGGGCCGAGGGTTCATAGCGCCGACTCGCAACGACGGTATCGGCACCGCATTCATCGCACAGGGAAAGCAGTATGTCGCACGTGGAACCCTGCCGCAGGATCAACCTGGACCCGCAGGTCTCATAGGCTGCCGCGAGCGCCGCCAGTGAGCGCTCCAGCCAGGCCCGCGTCGCCGCACCGGGAGGCCAGTTCCCCTCCTCCTCGGGGG
It contains:
- a CDS encoding deoxyribodipyrimidine photo-lyase gives rise to the protein MPHSSVLYWIRNDLRLADNPALTAAIASGQPVIPVFIWSPEEEGNWPPGAATRAWLERSLAALAAAYETCGSRLILRQGSTCDILLSLCDECGADTVVASRRYEPSALRQEADVRDALRESGRSIKVFNGSLLNAPNDVATQMGEPYKVFTPYYNACLKREPLAVPYPAPERIPAPVKWPATETLESLTLTPEHPWVGKMLRHWQIGEAGAQARLAAWVDEPVTGYPVNRDLPGISGTSTLSPYLHFGEISPRQIAHAVRQYPVHRDESVNANESYIRQLYWREFAHHLLYHFPHTPEEPLKELFGRFPWVKNDAYLKRWQRGQTGYPFVDAGMRELWETGWMHNRVRMVVASFLIKDLRIHWREGADWFWDTLFDADLPNNSLGWQWVAGCGADAAPYFRVFNPVTQGMKFDGAGEYVRKWVPELAALPDKYIHCPWELGPIELASHGVTLGNNYPHPMVNHDEARKTALAIYDELKSLGE